One part of the Megachile rotundata isolate GNS110a chromosome 16, iyMegRotu1, whole genome shotgun sequence genome encodes these proteins:
- the RhoGAP100F gene encoding rho GTPase activating protein at 100F isoform X4: MDTWTGTKRVSTGVKSDGETDGRKEERSWKPGTALERGAEGCTKGEELAAGFPEDTSNKRGCKSAAQVWMSLLSLCDRMCGSAAWLVLFTCLHGEGRGEVTDISASPGRQAPANQLRPKEPPPMVIQGDFRKVSGISTEIFKQIETVENDHDASTAAALEAVERRGEMVVRVIEPRQMGRQASEAAKKFIAMQDPKHPIHFVEIIKRPGQTLGLYIREGNGVDRNDGVFISRIALETAVYNSGCLKVGDEILAVNLVDVTHMSLDDVVIIMSIPRRLVLATRHGQHQPVSHSRQTEHKAPPVVVIKRELNEDESDHATSNHVRDGNRRRGDGREMLPSRSRLGLTGLGSSQDLGSSNGDLYYNSRPEGHWSYQPPPPPVITHQPKPSTTQHFQPYERGYPKTLESLAEKVHSFYTGPVMPSNGGRRMSTGAGMQSVGSRLSSQTQSSHYGYGQHTSSGRIMPRSGSDQHLPRVDYTSITTPARHTLLRSSLKSGTSALRYNTRYGTQGDSTTSTQRQGQFGTLTRRHRPSLDYASDTEATCSSSPKSAYYYYRNNMNNPSQSSAVSHLATLSRSQIGQSSSGLRSNSLPRNTTRTLPQQPGLRSGLSTVASGLIDQEDSDGALSAPELPSIRRDRGRIPSSPSVFTSDEYRAWLSRTPSTSALYEQIRATTTRPPRYTYSAENIHAAVNQGEYGSYGAYRPLSSTLDRLSTRSASAQQVNLANLRASTAISSTCHRGTTNPRPASVASSARTSLTSQKPSLSSSATQRATSVRRIRNLLDLESTRSIPTPTPTRTQDQRLLDINPAEFLKYKIEKPPTVGTPSSTSSLLSSLGETSSGDLAGGISGLLWVHLLAGRGLRSTTSSSAATTPSTPSGQPNLASCGLRDLYCVLECDRVHKARTVVRTGDLMFDWDETFELDLVGNRQLDLLVYSWDPQYRHKLCYKGSVHLASLLKESPLQQLAVKVEPRGTIYLRLRYIDAQQTFRRRGLPVISLATRVAPLFGVDLDTVVSRESKTGGVPGGVSTALAMGVPNVPIIVWRCVEEVERRGLDIIGLYRLCGSATKKRILREAFERNARSVNLSPDNVPDINVITGVLKDYLRELPEPLFTKCLYQMMVDALAVCLPDDPQGSAKLMFSILDCLPKVNRCTLIYLLDHLAMVVSQCNKMSPASLAVCFGPVLMLHSEENGPPLDFQQPIAVLKYLLEIWPVKSDSSEDFFNRFSASSSYASSRAQQQSTATAAAAAAAATATATGAASAAGNIGTNRAALAAATLTSSTAPNFNNRSPRALHSASTTGQAPAEQAQIAGSTKPLTAQRRRFLHR; this comes from the exons ATGGATACGTGGACTGGTACGAAACGCGTGAGCACCGGGGTCAAATCGGACGGTGAGACCGACGGACGCAAAGAGGAACGCTCCTGGAAACCGGGAACGGCCTTGGAGAGGGGCGCAGAGGGCTGCACGAAGGGTGAGGAGCTCGCCGCTGGGTTTCCCGAGGATACCTCCAACAAAAGGGGTTGCAAATCGGCCGCGCAAGTGTGGATGTCTTTATTGTCCCTGTGCGACCGGATGTGCGGCTCCGCCGCGTGGCTCGTCCTCTTCACATGCCTCCACGGG GAGGGCCGGGGGGAAGTGACAGACATCAGCGCAAGTCCTGGAAGGCAAGCACCTGCCAACCAGTTGCGCCCCAAGGAGCCACCCCCCATGGTTATTCAGGGAGACTTCAGGAAG GTGAGCGGGATCAGTACGGAAATCTTCAAGCAAATCGAGACCGTCGAAAACGATCATGACGCCTCGACAGCAGCGGCCCTCGAAGCTGTCGAGCGAAGGGGTGAGATGGTCGTCAGGGTCATCGAGCCACGACAAATGGGCAGACAGGCATCCGAGGCGGCGAAGAAGTTCATTGCTATGCAG GATCCGAAACACCCCATCCACTTTGTCGAAATAATCAAAAGGCCAGGGCAGACGCTGGGACTCTACATCCGAGAGGGTAACGGGGTGGACAGAAACGATGGCGTCTTTATTTCGAGGATAGCCCTGGAGACTGCTGTGTACAACAGCGGCTGCTTGAAG GTTGGGGATGAGATCCTCGCGGTGAATCTGGTGGATGTGACGCACATGAGCTTGGACGACGTGGTGATTATCATGTCGATACCTAGGAGACTTGTCCTGGCGACGAGGCACGGCCAGCATCAACCAGTCTCTCACAGTCGTCAGACCGAGCACAAAGCACCACCGGTTGTAGTGATCAAAAGAGAGCTAAACGAGGATGAGAGTGATCATGCAACGAGTAATCATGTCAG GGATGGTAACCGTAGACGCGGTGACGGTCGTGAAATGCTGCCTTCCCGGTCGAGACTGGGTCTGACGGGTCTGGGTTCCAGTCAGGATCTAGGATCCAGTAATGGTGATCTGTATTACAATTCCAGACCGGAAGGACACTGGTCCTATCAGCCACCACCACCGCCAGTAATCACGCACCAGCCAAAACCATCCACGACGCAGCATTTCCAGCCATACGAGCGTGGATACCCAAAAACTTTGGAAAGCTTGGCTGAAAAA GTACACTCCTTCTACACGGGGCCAGTAATGCCCTCAAACGGTGGTCGTCGAATGTCTACGGGTGCAGGAATGCAGTCAGTTGGCAGTAGATTGTCTAGTCAAACTCAGTCGTCGCATTACGGTTACGGTCAACATACCAGCAGTGGAAGAATCATGCCCAGAAGTGGCTCGGATCAACATTTGCCCCGAGTCGATTACACCAGCATCACCACACCAGCTCGACACACTCTTCTCAGATCCAGCTTGAAATCAG GAACGTCAGCATTGAGATACAATACAAGATACGGCACCCAAGGGGACAGTACAACATCGACTCAAAGGCAAGGTCAGTTTGGCACCTTAACAAGGAGGCATCGACCGTCGTTGGACTATGCATCTGACACCGAGGCAACGTGTTCCAGTTCACCAAAGTCGGCGTACTATTACTATAGGAACAATATGAATAATCCATCGCAGAGTAGCGCAGTCTCGCATCTTGCCACCTTGTCTAGATCGCAAATTGGTCAGAGTTCCTCCG GTCTGAGATCGAACTCGTTGCCTCGCAATACTACTAGAACGTTGCCTCAGCAACCTGGTCTTAGATCTGGGCTTAGCACAGTAGCATCTGGACTGATAGATCAAGAGGACAGCGATGGAGCACTGTCAGCGCCTGAATTGCCTTCCATCAGACGTGACAGAG GAAGAATACCGTCATCACCTAGTGTGTTCACGTCGGATGAATACCGAGCATGGCTGAGTAGAACACCGAGCACCAGTGCATTGTACGAACAAATTAGAGCAACCACGACTAGACCACCGCGTTACACTTACAGCGCAGAAAATATTCACGCAGCTGTGAATCAA GGGGAATATGGAAGTTACGGTGCATATAGACCGCTCTCCAGCACGCTTGACCGTCTCTCGACAAGGTCAGCCTCAGCGCAACAAGTAAATCTAGCCAATCTGAGAGCATCGACGGCGATCAGTTCAACGTGTCATCGTGGAACGACGAATCCAAGACCGGCCTCGGTTGCATCGAGTGCTCGAACATCCCTGACAAGTCAGAAACCATCGTTGAGTAGCTCGGCCACCCAAAGGGCGACGTCGGTTAGGAGAATCAGAAACTTGCTAGACCTAGAGTCCACGAGAAGCATACCCACCCCCACGCCTACCAGAACTCAGGATCAAAGACTGCTAGATATTAATCCTGCAG AGTTcctcaaatataaaatagaaaagccGCCAACTGTGGGAACTCCGAGCTCGACCAGTTCTCTCTTGAGTTCGCTCGGAGAAACCAGTAGCGGAGACCTGGCAGGTGGGATCAGTGGACTGCTTTGGGTCCATCTTTTAGCTGGGCGCGGTCTTCGTTCGACGACGTCTTCGTCTGCAGCTACCACACCCTCGACGCCATCAGGTCAGCCTAATTTAG CTAGCTGTGGCTTGAGAGACTTGTATTGCGTACTGGAGTGCGACAGGGTACACAAAGCAAGAACAGTGGTACGAACTGGTGATCTGATGTTTGACTGGGACGAGACCTTCGAGCTGGACCTCGTTGGCAACCGGCAGTTGGATCTGCTCGTCTACTCTTGGGATCCTCAGTATAGGCATAAGCTATGTTACAAAGGCTCGGTGCACTTGGCGTCCCTCCTCAAGGAGTCACCTCTTCAACAACTGGCTGTCAAGGTCGAGCCACGTGGCACAATTTATTTAAGACTGCGATATATTGATGCTCAGCAAACGTTCCGAAGGAGAGGACTGCCAGTCATATCTTTGGCCACCAGAGTTGCACCTCTTTTCGGAGTTGACCTTGATACAGTG GTGAGCCGAGAGAGTAAAACTGGTGGAGTTCCTGGAGGTGTGTCCACTGCCCTGGCGATGGGTGTTCCAAACGTACCTATAATCGTTTGGCGCTGCGTCGAAGAGGTTGAGAGAAGAGGCCTCGATATCATTG gTTTGTACAGGCTTTGTGGATCAGCAACAAAGAAGAGGATACTTAGGGAAGCCTTTGAAAGGAATGCTCGTTCGGTGAATCTGTCACCTGATAATGTTCCAGACATCAACGTTATTACTG GCGTGCTGAAGGATTACTTGCGAGAACTTCCAGAACCACTTTTCACAAAGTGCCTCTACCAAATGATGGTCGATGCACTAGCCGTCTGTTTGCCAGACGACCCACAAGGCAGCGCCAAACTTATGTTCAGTATACTCGACTGTTTACCAAAAGTGAACAGG TGCACACTAATTTATTTGTTGGACCACCTGGCGATGGTGGTGTCACAATGCAACAAAATGTCACCAGCAAGTCTTGCGGTCTGTTTCGGACCAGTTTTGATGTTACATTCTGAGGAGAATGGACCACCGTTAGACTTCCAACAGCCAATCGCTGTACTCAAGTATCTCCTCGAAATATGGCCTGTTAAGTCAG ACAGTTCGGAAGATTTCTTCAATCGCTTCAGCGCTTCCTCGAGTTACGCAAGCAGCAGAGCACAACAGCAGTCAACAGCAactgcagcagcagcagcagcagcagcaacagcaacagcaacaggtGCAGCATCAGCTGCAGGGAACATTGGGACGAACAGGGCTGCCCTGGCAGCAGCAACACTCACTTCATCAACAGCCCCCAACTTCAACAACCGCAGTCCTCGCGCCCTCCACTCGGCCTCCACCACCGGTCAAGCCCCGGCAG AGCAAGCGCAAATTGCCGGCTCTACCAAACCGCTGACAGCACAGAGACGCCGCTTCTTGCACAG GTGA
- the RhoGAP100F gene encoding rho GTPase activating protein at 100F isoform X6, with amino-acid sequence MDTWTGTKRVSTGVKSDGETDGRKEERSWKPGTALERGAEGCTKGEELAAGFPEDTSNKRGCKSAAQVWMSLLSLCDRMCGSAAWLVLFTCLHGEGRGEVTDISASPGRQAPANQLRPKEPPPMVIQGDFRKVSGISTEIFKQIETVENDHDASTAAALEAVERRGEMVVRVIEPRQMGRQASEAAKKFIAMQDPKHPIHFVEIIKRPGQTLGLYIREGNGVDRNDGVFISRIALETAVYNSGCLKVGDEILAVNLVDVTHMSLDDVVIIMSIPRRLVLATRHGQHQPVSHSRQTEHKAPPVVVIKRELNEDESDHATSNHVRDGNRRRGDGREMLPSRSRLGLTGLGSSQDLGSSNGDLYYNSRPEGHWSYQPPPPPVITHQPKPSTTQHFQPYERGYPKTLESLAEKVHSFYTGPVMPSNGGRRMSTGAGMQSVGSRLSSQTQSSHYGYGQHTSSGRIMPRSGSDQHLPRVDYTSITTPARHTLLRSSLKSGTSALRYNTRYGTQGDSTTSTQRQGQFGTLTRRHRPSLDYASDTEATCSSSPKSAYYYYRNNMNNPSQSSAVSHLATLSRSQIGQSSSGLRSNSLPRNTTRTLPQQPGLRSGLSTVASGLIDQEDSDGALSAPELPSIRRDRGRIPSSPSVFTSDEYRAWLSRTPSTSALYEQIRATTTRPPRYTYSAENIHAAVNQGEYGSYGAYRPLSSTLDRLSTRSASAQQVNLANLRASTAISSTCHRGTTNPRPASVASSARTSLTSQKPSLSSSATQRATSVRRIRNLLDLESTRSIPTPTPTRTQDQRLLDINPAEFLKYKIEKPPTVGTPSSTSSLLSSLGETSSGDLAGGISGLLWVHLLAGRGLRSTTSSSAATTPSTPSGQPNLASCGLRDLYCVLECDRVHKARTVVRTGDLMFDWDETFELDLVGNRQLDLLVYSWDPQYRHKLCYKGSVHLASLLKESPLQQLAVKVEPRGTIYLRLRYIDAQQTFRRRGLPVISLATRVAPLFGVDLDTVVSRESKTGGVPGGVSTALAMGVPNVPIIVWRCVEEVERRGLDIIGLYRLCGSATKKRILREAFERNARSVNLSPDNVPDINVITGVLKDYLRELPEPLFTKCLYQMMVDALAVCLPDDPQGSAKLMFSILDCLPKVNRCTLIYLLDHLAMVVSQCNKMSPASLAVCFGPVLMLHSEENGPPLDFQQPIAVLKYLLEIWPVKSDSSEDFFNRFSASSSYASSRAQQQSTATAAAAAAAATATATGAASAAGNIGTNRAALAAATLTSSTAPNFNNRSPRALHSASTTGQAPAGDSLVSRFT; translated from the exons ATGGATACGTGGACTGGTACGAAACGCGTGAGCACCGGGGTCAAATCGGACGGTGAGACCGACGGACGCAAAGAGGAACGCTCCTGGAAACCGGGAACGGCCTTGGAGAGGGGCGCAGAGGGCTGCACGAAGGGTGAGGAGCTCGCCGCTGGGTTTCCCGAGGATACCTCCAACAAAAGGGGTTGCAAATCGGCCGCGCAAGTGTGGATGTCTTTATTGTCCCTGTGCGACCGGATGTGCGGCTCCGCCGCGTGGCTCGTCCTCTTCACATGCCTCCACGGG GAGGGCCGGGGGGAAGTGACAGACATCAGCGCAAGTCCTGGAAGGCAAGCACCTGCCAACCAGTTGCGCCCCAAGGAGCCACCCCCCATGGTTATTCAGGGAGACTTCAGGAAG GTGAGCGGGATCAGTACGGAAATCTTCAAGCAAATCGAGACCGTCGAAAACGATCATGACGCCTCGACAGCAGCGGCCCTCGAAGCTGTCGAGCGAAGGGGTGAGATGGTCGTCAGGGTCATCGAGCCACGACAAATGGGCAGACAGGCATCCGAGGCGGCGAAGAAGTTCATTGCTATGCAG GATCCGAAACACCCCATCCACTTTGTCGAAATAATCAAAAGGCCAGGGCAGACGCTGGGACTCTACATCCGAGAGGGTAACGGGGTGGACAGAAACGATGGCGTCTTTATTTCGAGGATAGCCCTGGAGACTGCTGTGTACAACAGCGGCTGCTTGAAG GTTGGGGATGAGATCCTCGCGGTGAATCTGGTGGATGTGACGCACATGAGCTTGGACGACGTGGTGATTATCATGTCGATACCTAGGAGACTTGTCCTGGCGACGAGGCACGGCCAGCATCAACCAGTCTCTCACAGTCGTCAGACCGAGCACAAAGCACCACCGGTTGTAGTGATCAAAAGAGAGCTAAACGAGGATGAGAGTGATCATGCAACGAGTAATCATGTCAG GGATGGTAACCGTAGACGCGGTGACGGTCGTGAAATGCTGCCTTCCCGGTCGAGACTGGGTCTGACGGGTCTGGGTTCCAGTCAGGATCTAGGATCCAGTAATGGTGATCTGTATTACAATTCCAGACCGGAAGGACACTGGTCCTATCAGCCACCACCACCGCCAGTAATCACGCACCAGCCAAAACCATCCACGACGCAGCATTTCCAGCCATACGAGCGTGGATACCCAAAAACTTTGGAAAGCTTGGCTGAAAAA GTACACTCCTTCTACACGGGGCCAGTAATGCCCTCAAACGGTGGTCGTCGAATGTCTACGGGTGCAGGAATGCAGTCAGTTGGCAGTAGATTGTCTAGTCAAACTCAGTCGTCGCATTACGGTTACGGTCAACATACCAGCAGTGGAAGAATCATGCCCAGAAGTGGCTCGGATCAACATTTGCCCCGAGTCGATTACACCAGCATCACCACACCAGCTCGACACACTCTTCTCAGATCCAGCTTGAAATCAG GAACGTCAGCATTGAGATACAATACAAGATACGGCACCCAAGGGGACAGTACAACATCGACTCAAAGGCAAGGTCAGTTTGGCACCTTAACAAGGAGGCATCGACCGTCGTTGGACTATGCATCTGACACCGAGGCAACGTGTTCCAGTTCACCAAAGTCGGCGTACTATTACTATAGGAACAATATGAATAATCCATCGCAGAGTAGCGCAGTCTCGCATCTTGCCACCTTGTCTAGATCGCAAATTGGTCAGAGTTCCTCCG GTCTGAGATCGAACTCGTTGCCTCGCAATACTACTAGAACGTTGCCTCAGCAACCTGGTCTTAGATCTGGGCTTAGCACAGTAGCATCTGGACTGATAGATCAAGAGGACAGCGATGGAGCACTGTCAGCGCCTGAATTGCCTTCCATCAGACGTGACAGAG GAAGAATACCGTCATCACCTAGTGTGTTCACGTCGGATGAATACCGAGCATGGCTGAGTAGAACACCGAGCACCAGTGCATTGTACGAACAAATTAGAGCAACCACGACTAGACCACCGCGTTACACTTACAGCGCAGAAAATATTCACGCAGCTGTGAATCAA GGGGAATATGGAAGTTACGGTGCATATAGACCGCTCTCCAGCACGCTTGACCGTCTCTCGACAAGGTCAGCCTCAGCGCAACAAGTAAATCTAGCCAATCTGAGAGCATCGACGGCGATCAGTTCAACGTGTCATCGTGGAACGACGAATCCAAGACCGGCCTCGGTTGCATCGAGTGCTCGAACATCCCTGACAAGTCAGAAACCATCGTTGAGTAGCTCGGCCACCCAAAGGGCGACGTCGGTTAGGAGAATCAGAAACTTGCTAGACCTAGAGTCCACGAGAAGCATACCCACCCCCACGCCTACCAGAACTCAGGATCAAAGACTGCTAGATATTAATCCTGCAG AGTTcctcaaatataaaatagaaaagccGCCAACTGTGGGAACTCCGAGCTCGACCAGTTCTCTCTTGAGTTCGCTCGGAGAAACCAGTAGCGGAGACCTGGCAGGTGGGATCAGTGGACTGCTTTGGGTCCATCTTTTAGCTGGGCGCGGTCTTCGTTCGACGACGTCTTCGTCTGCAGCTACCACACCCTCGACGCCATCAGGTCAGCCTAATTTAG CTAGCTGTGGCTTGAGAGACTTGTATTGCGTACTGGAGTGCGACAGGGTACACAAAGCAAGAACAGTGGTACGAACTGGTGATCTGATGTTTGACTGGGACGAGACCTTCGAGCTGGACCTCGTTGGCAACCGGCAGTTGGATCTGCTCGTCTACTCTTGGGATCCTCAGTATAGGCATAAGCTATGTTACAAAGGCTCGGTGCACTTGGCGTCCCTCCTCAAGGAGTCACCTCTTCAACAACTGGCTGTCAAGGTCGAGCCACGTGGCACAATTTATTTAAGACTGCGATATATTGATGCTCAGCAAACGTTCCGAAGGAGAGGACTGCCAGTCATATCTTTGGCCACCAGAGTTGCACCTCTTTTCGGAGTTGACCTTGATACAGTG GTGAGCCGAGAGAGTAAAACTGGTGGAGTTCCTGGAGGTGTGTCCACTGCCCTGGCGATGGGTGTTCCAAACGTACCTATAATCGTTTGGCGCTGCGTCGAAGAGGTTGAGAGAAGAGGCCTCGATATCATTG gTTTGTACAGGCTTTGTGGATCAGCAACAAAGAAGAGGATACTTAGGGAAGCCTTTGAAAGGAATGCTCGTTCGGTGAATCTGTCACCTGATAATGTTCCAGACATCAACGTTATTACTG GCGTGCTGAAGGATTACTTGCGAGAACTTCCAGAACCACTTTTCACAAAGTGCCTCTACCAAATGATGGTCGATGCACTAGCCGTCTGTTTGCCAGACGACCCACAAGGCAGCGCCAAACTTATGTTCAGTATACTCGACTGTTTACCAAAAGTGAACAGG TGCACACTAATTTATTTGTTGGACCACCTGGCGATGGTGGTGTCACAATGCAACAAAATGTCACCAGCAAGTCTTGCGGTCTGTTTCGGACCAGTTTTGATGTTACATTCTGAGGAGAATGGACCACCGTTAGACTTCCAACAGCCAATCGCTGTACTCAAGTATCTCCTCGAAATATGGCCTGTTAAGTCAG ACAGTTCGGAAGATTTCTTCAATCGCTTCAGCGCTTCCTCGAGTTACGCAAGCAGCAGAGCACAACAGCAGTCAACAGCAactgcagcagcagcagcagcagcagcaacagcaacagcaacaggtGCAGCATCAGCTGCAGGGAACATTGGGACGAACAGGGCTGCCCTGGCAGCAGCAACACTCACTTCATCAACAGCCCCCAACTTCAACAACCGCAGTCCTCGCGCCCTCCACTCGGCCTCCACCACCGGTCAAGCCCCGGCAG GTGATAGTCTCGTCTCCCGGTTCACCTAG